A single region of the Lysinibacillus sp. B2A1 genome encodes:
- the hepT gene encoding heptaprenyl diphosphate synthase component II, which yields MEKMKLKLLYSDLKSDIDIIEQELEKAVNSSSYLINDASLHLLQAGGKRIRPIFVLLGAKFGDYDIQKMKDVAVPLELIHMASLVHDDVIDDSNMRRGRPTVKSQWNNRVAMYTGDFIFARALEYITKLEDPLVHQILARTMVEICNGEVIQIEDKFRLDQGLKDYFRRIKRKTALLISSSCELGAVAAGVDTKTVRHLKRFGYFVGMSFQIIDDVLDIMATDKELGKPAGSDLLQGNITLPILLLKDDPEMQPYLVKVFAGTLTETDRQNMLRYVRKSRAIEQANRMSDKYLKKALQEIDALPKHPVKKKLRDVALFMGKRKF from the coding sequence GTGGAAAAGATGAAGTTAAAACTACTCTATTCCGATTTGAAATCAGATATCGATATCATTGAACAAGAACTAGAAAAAGCAGTGAACTCTTCTTCCTATTTGATCAATGATGCTTCTCTCCATTTATTACAAGCTGGTGGCAAACGGATACGGCCAATTTTTGTATTGCTTGGTGCAAAATTTGGGGACTATGATATCCAGAAAATGAAGGATGTTGCTGTGCCTTTAGAGCTTATTCATATGGCATCACTTGTGCATGATGATGTTATTGATGATTCCAATATGCGAAGAGGACGCCCGACTGTCAAATCCCAATGGAATAATAGAGTAGCAATGTACACGGGCGATTTTATTTTTGCACGTGCACTAGAATATATAACGAAGCTTGAAGACCCATTAGTTCATCAAATTTTAGCGCGAACAATGGTGGAGATTTGTAACGGTGAGGTCATTCAAATCGAAGATAAGTTTAGATTAGATCAGGGTTTAAAGGATTATTTTAGACGTATTAAACGCAAAACGGCATTGCTGATTTCTTCAAGTTGTGAGCTCGGTGCAGTAGCAGCAGGTGTCGATACTAAAACAGTAAGACATTTGAAACGCTTCGGCTATTTTGTAGGTATGAGCTTCCAAATTATAGACGATGTTTTAGATATTATGGCAACGGATAAAGAATTAGGCAAGCCAGCAGGTAGTGATTTACTACAAGGAAATATTACCTTACCGATTTTATTATTAAAGGATGATCCAGAGATGCAGCCTTACCTTGTAAAGGTATTTGCGGGTACATTAACTGAGACAGATAGACAAAATATGTTAAGGTATGTGCGTAAATCTCGTGCAATTGAGCAAGCTAATCGTATGAGTGATAAATATTTGAAAAAAGCCTTGCAGGAAATTGATGCTTTACCAAAACATCCCGTTAAGAAAAAACTGCGTGATGTTGCTTTGTTTATGGGCAAGCGTAAATTCTAG
- a CDS encoding transposase has product MYVTYSRREIEENRKFYEMMYDPSHQLVKMDQVMDWNFVSKQLEVFYPYSIGRPTKDPIMLVKILLIQYLEGFRSVRFTCKQVKQHATYRWFLGISPTEKIPDHSTISKFLSQRLQGVTFWEELFQHCLLFIHDEGFIANETWVADETELKANANKRVRNVQIEEKIIEEKEDDLTLINEHRARHGKKFLMTKEPKVEEKRTNSSPVDPEARLSVKHDERGRFAYFEHRIVDSLHNFIIATDVTAANVPGHRKLVGQVDQLKQLFGQYAKEIALDSGYYNAPLARRLFERKFFVYMSYRRFATKDHPNCRRYQFKQVNEDLYACPCGVPFYYKTTNRQGYHEFKPPKGSCQFCPFVKRENEDRVLRISIHQEIYNQLRGQRLSYRGKILRSVRPATVELSFAHSKELHGLRYARYRGVQKVKRQVLMTAIIQNLKKWTKLRSLKQIGLHLTHEIIEESV; this is encoded by the coding sequence ATGTACGTTACATACTCCAGAAGAGAGATTGAAGAGAATCGAAAATTCTACGAGATGATGTACGACCCTTCGCATCAGTTAGTGAAGATGGATCAAGTGATGGACTGGAATTTTGTATCGAAACAATTGGAAGTTTTTTATCCATACAGTATTGGTCGCCCAACAAAAGATCCCATCATGTTGGTGAAAATCTTATTGATTCAGTATTTAGAAGGCTTTCGTTCAGTTCGTTTTACGTGTAAGCAAGTGAAGCAACACGCAACGTATCGCTGGTTTTTAGGCATTTCTCCTACAGAAAAAATTCCAGATCACTCAACCATCTCTAAGTTTCTTTCGCAACGTCTGCAGGGTGTGACGTTTTGGGAGGAACTTTTTCAACATTGTCTTCTTTTCATTCACGATGAAGGATTTATTGCGAACGAAACATGGGTGGCAGATGAAACGGAATTAAAAGCGAATGCCAATAAACGGGTGCGTAACGTACAGATTGAAGAGAAAATCATAGAAGAAAAAGAGGATGATTTAACGCTTATTAATGAACACCGTGCGCGTCATGGGAAGAAATTTCTTATGACAAAAGAGCCAAAGGTAGAAGAAAAGCGAACAAATAGTAGCCCTGTGGATCCGGAAGCACGTTTGTCTGTTAAACATGATGAACGTGGGCGCTTTGCGTATTTTGAGCACCGTATTGTGGATTCGTTACATAACTTTATTATTGCGACAGATGTCACAGCTGCGAATGTACCAGGGCATCGTAAATTAGTAGGACAAGTGGATCAATTAAAGCAATTATTTGGGCAATACGCGAAGGAAATAGCGCTCGACTCAGGTTATTACAATGCCCCTCTTGCCCGAAGATTGTTTGAAAGGAAATTCTTCGTTTATATGTCTTATCGACGATTCGCAACGAAGGACCACCCGAATTGTCGCCGTTATCAGTTTAAACAGGTGAATGAGGATCTCTATGCCTGTCCATGTGGTGTACCATTTTATTATAAAACAACGAATCGACAGGGCTATCACGAATTCAAACCACCAAAAGGAAGTTGTCAATTCTGCCCTTTTGTAAAAAGGGAAAACGAAGACCGTGTGTTACGAATTTCGATTCACCAAGAAATTTATAATCAATTACGAGGGCAACGCTTGTCCTATCGGGGGAAAATCCTTCGTTCTGTACGTCCAGCCACTGTCGAACTTAGCTTCGCACATAGTAAAGAACTCCACGGTTTACGCTATGCGCGTTACCGTGGAGTCCAAAAAGTAAAAAGACAAGTTTTGATGACAGCCATCATACAAAACTTGAAAAAGTGGACCAAACTCCGCTCACTCAAGCAAATTGGTCTACACCTAACACATGAAATTATAGAAGAATCTGTTTAA
- a CDS encoding SIR2 family protein has product MNIKDFIGGFKNHPVLFIGTGMSLRYLKNSYTWDALLKHIAFELTGSTEYYYDIKSKYESERGFDYPKIASELENGFNEKVKNDRHGKFKLINDVFYKHMEEDRNVSRFKLYIAHLLSNYELNGEKSQEIAEFKKIRKNIGSVITTNYDTFIEDIFEFKTLIGNEILLSNPYGSIYKVHGSLEDPNKIIITEGDYIEFNERYELIRAQLLSLFIHHPIIFLGYQIGDDNIKDILKTIFTYVNPNTNEAEEIRKNFLLVEFESGSDNEEITQHDIDMKGFSTIRINKLKTDNFIEIYKSLSDLVLPVSAMDIRKVQSIVKEIYTGGNIKVSITEDIDSLQNGEKVLAIGSMKTISYEFHTTSEMMENYFNIIEEANHQLLKLIEKMTIQNTQFFPIFGFSTIQSEINNLEKIKQIQINKIRSFIDNPKEVDSIFSDIQSVINSHELAAYRKENLILYGVLNGSYTLEDAEVYLKNFKDKKSTEYRRLLCVYDYKKYAPIEVALV; this is encoded by the coding sequence ATGAATATTAAAGATTTTATTGGAGGCTTTAAAAATCATCCAGTATTGTTTATTGGTACAGGAATGAGCCTGAGATATTTAAAAAACTCTTATACATGGGATGCTTTATTAAAACATATAGCGTTTGAGCTAACGGGTTCTACCGAATACTATTATGATATTAAATCAAAATATGAGTCAGAAAGAGGTTTTGACTATCCTAAAATTGCTTCTGAATTAGAAAACGGTTTTAATGAAAAAGTCAAAAATGATAGACATGGTAAATTTAAATTAATTAACGATGTCTTTTATAAACATATGGAAGAAGATAGAAATGTCAGTAGATTTAAGTTATACATTGCACATTTATTAAGCAACTATGAACTCAATGGGGAAAAATCTCAGGAAATAGCTGAATTTAAAAAAATCAGGAAAAATATTGGCTCAGTTATCACAACAAATTATGATACTTTTATTGAAGATATATTTGAATTCAAAACATTGATTGGTAATGAAATTTTACTAAGTAATCCATATGGCTCTATTTATAAAGTACATGGGAGCCTTGAAGACCCAAATAAAATAATCATTACAGAGGGCGACTATATTGAATTTAATGAAAGATATGAATTGATACGAGCTCAACTTCTTTCATTGTTTATTCACCATCCTATTATTTTTTTAGGATATCAAATAGGCGATGATAATATTAAGGACATACTTAAAACAATATTTACCTATGTTAATCCTAATACAAATGAAGCAGAAGAAATAAGGAAGAATTTTTTATTAGTAGAGTTTGAAAGTGGCTCGGATAATGAAGAAATTACACAACATGATATAGATATGAAAGGATTCTCTACTATTCGTATTAATAAGTTGAAAACAGATAATTTTATAGAAATATATAAAAGCCTCTCAGATTTAGTTTTACCAGTTTCAGCTATGGATATAAGGAAAGTACAATCTATAGTAAAAGAAATTTATACAGGTGGGAATATCAAGGTTAGTATAACTGAAGATATTGATAGTTTGCAAAATGGAGAAAAAGTTTTAGCTATAGGTTCTATGAAAACTATTAGTTATGAATTCCATACAACCTCTGAAATGATGGAAAATTACTTTAATATAATTGAAGAAGCAAATCATCAATTATTAAAATTAATTGAAAAGATGACTATTCAAAACACTCAATTTTTCCCTATATTTGGATTTTCTACGATACAAAGTGAGATAAATAATTTAGAAAAAATAAAGCAGATACAAATTAATAAAATTAGAAGTTTTATTGATAATCCAAAAGAAGTCGATAGTATTTTTTCAGATATCCAAAGTGTTATTAACAGTCATGAACTTGCTGCCTATAGGAAAGAAAATTTAATATTGTATGGAGTTCTAAATGGAAGTTATACACTTGAGGATGCTGAAGTTTATCTGAAAAATTTTAAGGATAAGAAAAGTACAGAATACAGAAGATTATTATGTGTATACGATTATAAAAAATATGCACCTATAGAGGTAGCTTTAGTTTAA
- a CDS encoding site-specific integrase, whose translation MANTNEKKGMLIDVQPLKSKTEINELIEALGMSQNGLRDQLLFKLGVSTGLRCGDLVALRVEQIKGKSSFKIREGKTKKERTVYLNNLMADIADYIETLPKETLYLFHSRKGDSHITTTQAYRIIAKAGDMIGNSSIGTHTMRKTFGYTYYRVTKDVATLMEIFNHSSQKTTLRYIGITEEAIENSIKSISFF comes from the coding sequence ATGGCTAATACAAACGAGAAAAAGGGTATGTTAATTGATGTACAACCATTAAAATCAAAAACAGAAATTAATGAATTAATTGAAGCATTAGGAATGTCACAAAATGGATTACGTGACCAGCTATTATTTAAGTTAGGTGTTTCGACTGGTTTACGCTGTGGTGATTTGGTTGCATTAAGAGTGGAACAGATTAAAGGTAAAAGCTCTTTTAAGATTCGTGAAGGTAAAACTAAAAAGGAAAGAACTGTTTATTTAAATAACTTGATGGCTGATATTGCGGATTATATCGAAACGCTGCCAAAAGAAACGCTCTATTTATTCCACAGTCGTAAAGGTGATAGTCATATCACAACGACACAGGCTTATCGCATTATTGCTAAAGCTGGCGATATGATTGGAAATAGCTCAATCGGCACACATACAATGCGTAAAACTTTTGGCTATACGTACTATCGAGTGACAAAAGATGTAGCTACACTGATGGAGATATTCAACCATTCATCGCAAAAGACGACATTACGTTATATTGGTATTACAGAGGAAGCGATTGAAAACAGCATAAAAAGCATTTCATTCTTTTAA
- a CDS encoding transposase, translated as MRILCERKVVNVLVNASFNNEKLIKLLEEQLDYMKQQNKDLSKQIEALTEQVRYLTKLLYGSKTEKSKYTAPDGQGSLFDDDQSFSDSEHTEEQSTATITYTVVRKLHKKKRNDSFRDGIEVEEIHHHPTNTQCDCCLGQMTEAGTTIAREEAKFIPAKMMRIQHIEHAYECKHCKMDATQKAQMKRGKAPQAAIQRSIAGPTVLAKLIYDKFIQYLPLYRQVKEWERYGLLTNDKNLSNWVIRAAEDWLLPIYEQMKQILTMKSVLHVDETYAQIINRSDGKSGQSNAYNWVFRSVPSQGPIIVLFHSALSRSRSVLVEFTKGFKGTVICDGYSAYGNLPDVTFANCWAHVRRYWLKADSKNGQIGVDFCDQLYRLERQFKHLSPGKRRKSRQKYSKPIVEKFLKWVDESPFFGKNALAKAAEYTLNRIHGLKAFLFDGRIEMDNNPAENAIRPNVIGRKNWLFSVSEAGAKANAICLSLAETAKANGIDFYQYLVTLLTELPNLPLYQQPEILNDYMPWSKNIQVTCAK; from the coding sequence ATGAGAATCTTATGCGAACGGAAAGTGGTGAATGTTTTGGTGAACGCTTCTTTTAACAACGAGAAATTAATTAAACTTCTTGAAGAACAGCTTGATTATATGAAGCAACAAAACAAAGATTTATCTAAACAGATTGAAGCGCTAACTGAACAAGTACGCTATTTAACAAAACTTTTATACGGATCAAAAACCGAGAAATCAAAATACACTGCACCAGATGGACAAGGATCATTATTTGATGATGATCAGTCTTTTAGTGATTCTGAGCACACAGAAGAACAAAGCACGGCGACGATTACGTACACCGTTGTCCGTAAACTACATAAGAAGAAACGGAATGATTCTTTTCGTGACGGGATTGAAGTAGAAGAAATTCACCATCATCCCACCAACACACAATGTGACTGTTGCCTTGGTCAAATGACTGAAGCTGGTACAACGATTGCGCGTGAAGAAGCAAAATTCATTCCGGCAAAAATGATGCGCATCCAGCATATTGAACATGCCTACGAGTGCAAGCACTGTAAAATGGATGCCACACAAAAAGCACAAATGAAACGTGGGAAAGCCCCACAAGCTGCCATTCAGCGAAGTATTGCAGGACCAACTGTTTTAGCAAAGCTTATTTACGATAAGTTTATTCAGTATTTACCTCTTTACCGTCAGGTAAAGGAGTGGGAACGATATGGCCTACTTACGAATGATAAGAACCTATCAAACTGGGTTATTCGTGCTGCAGAAGATTGGCTTTTACCGATTTATGAACAGATGAAGCAGATTTTAACGATGAAATCAGTACTGCATGTGGACGAAACGTATGCGCAAATTATCAATCGGTCAGACGGAAAATCAGGACAATCGAATGCCTACAATTGGGTGTTCCGCAGCGTGCCAAGCCAAGGTCCAATCATCGTTCTTTTTCATAGTGCATTATCGAGAAGTCGTTCTGTACTAGTAGAATTTACAAAAGGCTTTAAAGGAACGGTGATTTGTGATGGTTACTCGGCATACGGTAATCTTCCTGATGTCACGTTCGCTAACTGTTGGGCGCATGTGCGACGATATTGGCTGAAAGCCGATAGCAAAAACGGGCAAATTGGCGTGGATTTCTGTGACCAACTGTATCGCCTAGAACGTCAATTTAAGCATCTTTCACCAGGTAAACGCCGAAAATCACGGCAAAAATATTCAAAGCCGATTGTAGAGAAATTCTTAAAATGGGTGGATGAATCGCCTTTCTTCGGAAAAAATGCCTTAGCTAAAGCTGCCGAATACACATTAAATCGAATACATGGATTAAAAGCTTTTCTGTTCGATGGCCGAATTGAGATGGATAATAATCCAGCTGAAAATGCGATTCGCCCAAATGTGATTGGTCGCAAGAACTGGCTATTTTCTGTTAGTGAAGCTGGTGCTAAAGCGAATGCGATCTGTTTAAGTTTAGCTGAAACAGCAAAAGCAAATGGTATCGACTTTTATCAATACCTAGTGACGTTATTGACAGAGTTGCCAAATTTACCGCTCTATCAGCAGCCAGAGATTTTAAACGATTACATGCCTTGGTCGAAAAATATCCAAGTGACATGTGCAAAATAG
- a CDS encoding nucleoside-diphosphate kinase, translated as MILLIPETIVKVECLGSNPGTIRGDYATTVSHNIIHGSDSLASAEREIGLFFGEDLV; from the coding sequence ATGATATTACTGATTCCAGAGACAATAGTTAAAGTCGAGTGTCTTGGTAGCAACCCAGGTACAATCCGTGGTGACTACGCAACAACTGTTTCTCACAACATCATCCACGGTTCTGACTCTCTTGCTTCTGCAGAGCGCGAAATTGGCTTATTCTTCGGTGAAGATTTAGTTTAA
- a CDS encoding nucleoside-diphosphate kinase encodes MAIEKTFLMVKPDGVERQVVGDIVDRFERRGFIMKGAKLMVIPQELAEKHYAEHAERPFFGELVEFITSGPVFAMVWEGENVIKLARTMMGATKPEESNPGTIRGDYATTVSHNIIHGSDSLASAEREIGLFFGEDLV; translated from the coding sequence ATGGCAATCGAAAAAACTTTTTTAATGGTTAAGCCTGATGGCGTAGAACGTCAAGTAGTAGGAGATATCGTAGACCGTTTCGAACGTCGCGGTTTTATAATGAAAGGTGCTAAATTAATGGTAATTCCTCAAGAATTAGCAGAAAAGCACTATGCGGAGCACGCTGAGCGTCCATTCTTTGGTGAATTAGTAGAATTCATCACTTCTGGTCCTGTATTCGCAATGGTATGGGAAGGCGAAAACGTAATCAAGCTTGCTCGTACTATGATGGGTGCAACTAAACCTGAAGAATCTAACCCAGGTACAATCCGTGGAGACTACGCAACAACTGTTTCTCACAACATCATTCACGGTTCTGACTCTCTTGCTTCTGCAGAGCGCGAAATCGGCTTATTCTTCGGTGAAGATTTAGTTTAA
- a CDS encoding DUF1768 domain-containing protein: MVFRKTKEEYGGLSNMAAGFQICINGITFRSSEALYQCIRFTEHASIQQQIINQKSPMTAKMISKKYRKNTRDDWHEIRLIVMRWCIRAKLIQNWDSFGGLLLETMDKEIVEESKKDKFWGAIPFEDGTLNGVNALGRLLMELRSDIPNLMSSNELLNPKIPNFKILDNEIRNLKFNFDSQPQGIKKNNSSNIEYLSFFD; encoded by the coding sequence GTGGTATTTCGTAAAACTAAAGAAGAATATGGCGGTCTGTCAAACATGGCTGCCGGATTCCAAATTTGTATTAATGGTATAACGTTTAGAAGTTCTGAAGCATTATATCAATGCATTAGATTTACTGAACATGCATCAATTCAACAACAAATCATTAATCAAAAAAGCCCTATGACAGCTAAAATGATAAGTAAGAAGTATAGAAAGAATACTAGGGATGATTGGCATGAAATTAGACTAATAGTAATGAGATGGTGTATTAGAGCTAAGCTGATTCAAAACTGGGATAGTTTCGGAGGACTTTTATTAGAAACTATGGATAAGGAAATTGTTGAAGAATCTAAAAAAGATAAATTTTGGGGTGCGATTCCATTTGAAGATGGTACTTTAAATGGTGTTAATGCTCTAGGACGATTATTAATGGAATTAAGGAGTGATATACCAAATTTGATGAGCTCTAATGAATTATTAAATCCTAAAATTCCTAACTTTAAAATATTAGATAATGAGATTCGAAATCTAAAATTTAATTTTGATTCACAACCTCAAGGAATAAAAAAAAATAATTCTTCTAATATTGAATATTTATCTTTTTTTGATTAA
- a CDS encoding heptaprenyl diphosphate synthase, whose amino-acid sequence MNATYIQNSIAQLKTEIFMDVRHRTLQKYTGAPVLDENQLFYLLVPFLNGEKWQQEQREAAITVGIVYAALAAHDHIKELDATSKEQQLTVLAGDFYSGRYYEILAMSGNVALIRNLSQGIVTRCEHQIKVYEATKRSIEQWIASMSTIESGLIAKFFELYSFEKYIPIVEKSLIILRLEREWVAYHRGQVSLMSKALEESARYDGTTYYSVIQDKVVQLKKELLQDITEASFIQGDVKQALQARVEASIASTNG is encoded by the coding sequence ATGAATGCAACATACATTCAAAATTCAATTGCACAATTAAAAACAGAGATTTTCATGGATGTTCGTCATAGAACTTTGCAAAAATACACAGGGGCGCCTGTGCTTGATGAAAATCAATTGTTTTACTTGTTAGTTCCTTTTTTGAATGGTGAGAAGTGGCAGCAGGAGCAAAGAGAAGCTGCAATTACAGTTGGAATTGTGTACGCAGCCCTTGCGGCCCACGATCATATAAAAGAATTAGACGCCACATCTAAAGAACAGCAGCTAACCGTTTTAGCTGGGGATTTTTATAGTGGGCGCTATTATGAGATTTTAGCGATGTCTGGAAATGTCGCTTTAATTCGAAATTTGTCACAGGGCATTGTCACACGCTGTGAACACCAAATAAAGGTGTATGAGGCGACAAAAAGATCGATTGAGCAATGGATTGCTTCAATGAGCACTATAGAATCAGGGTTGATTGCCAAATTTTTTGAGCTTTATTCATTCGAAAAGTATATTCCAATAGTGGAAAAAAGCTTAATTATTTTACGTTTAGAGAGAGAATGGGTGGCTTATCATCGTGGACAAGTGTCTTTAATGAGCAAGGCACTTGAAGAGAGTGCAAGGTATGATGGCACAACCTATTACAGTGTCATCCAGGATAAAGTTGTGCAATTAAAAAAAGAGCTATTACAGGATATTACTGAGGCATCGTTTATACAAGGTGATGTGAAACAGGCTCTACAAGCACGCGTAGAGGCATCTATTGCTTCTACTAATGGATAA
- a CDS encoding site-specific integrase, protein MSRLFNKVNANIDLSLLTIKTEKEPKKEMVTKINNSIVKMDTFDELDNRNLTIKHAIQILNQQWRLNGLRPRTIDSYKYNFKRFVEVTKVEYLHEINNEKIYQYLSSFKNAKDTSLHGRLKQIKAVLSKCHDNGWYNSKFWTNIKIKVNTSVKEATTESELALLLSLLDKSTYSGLRDSIAILLLYKTGIRIKTLGALREQNIDFENMLLKLQGEIMKSHRPLILPLDDEMCTLLRELISINDDIRKEHREKNDYIFLSNIGIPISNTVSPSNLIAKNLWVYSKKWNLKNVNPHSIRRLYAQNLVKRGADINLVSHALAHSDLSTTTRYLGLDVDTVAKNLRDFL, encoded by the coding sequence TTGTCAAGATTATTTAATAAAGTTAACGCAAACATTGATTTAAGCTTATTGACTATCAAAACTGAAAAAGAACCAAAGAAAGAAATGGTGACAAAAATTAATAACTCAATAGTTAAAATGGATACGTTTGATGAATTGGACAACAGAAATTTAACCATTAAACACGCCATACAAATTTTAAATCAACAATGGCGACTAAACGGATTAAGACCAAGAACAATTGATAGTTACAAATATAATTTTAAGCGATTTGTTGAAGTTACTAAAGTTGAATATCTCCATGAAATCAACAATGAAAAAATTTATCAATATTTATCAAGTTTCAAAAATGCAAAGGACACATCTCTACATGGTCGTTTAAAGCAAATTAAAGCCGTTTTAAGCAAGTGTCACGATAATGGTTGGTATAACTCAAAGTTTTGGACAAACATCAAAATAAAAGTAAATACAAGCGTTAAGGAAGCTACTACGGAAAGTGAACTGGCACTTTTGTTATCACTTTTGGATAAATCAACGTATTCAGGGTTACGTGATAGTATAGCAATTTTACTTTTATACAAAACAGGTATTCGAATTAAAACATTAGGTGCTTTAAGAGAACAGAATATTGATTTTGAAAATATGCTTTTGAAGTTACAAGGAGAGATAATGAAATCGCATAGACCATTGATTCTTCCTTTAGATGATGAAATGTGTACTTTATTAAGAGAGTTAATTTCAATAAATGATGATATTAGGAAAGAACATAGAGAAAAGAATGATTATATTTTCCTTTCAAACATAGGCATACCAATTTCAAATACAGTTTCACCGTCAAATTTAATTGCAAAGAATTTATGGGTGTACAGTAAAAAGTGGAATTTAAAGAACGTTAATCCTCACTCTATTAGAAGATTGTATGCCCAGAATTTGGTGAAACGTGGAGCCGATATAAATTTAGTATCTCATGCACTAGCTCATTCTGACTTATCGACAACTACGAGATATTTGGGGTTAGATGTTGATACAGTAGCAAAGAATTTACGTGATTTTTTATAA
- a CDS encoding bifunctional demethylmenaquinone methyltransferase/2-methoxy-6-polyprenyl-1,4-benzoquinol methylase, which produces MAKTKEEHVHEVFESISDNYDKMNGVISFQMHVGWRNDTMKHMAVKPGSKALDVCCGTADWTIALAHAVGENGEVKGLDFSKNMLKVGEQKVKPYPQIELIHGNAMELPFPDNTFDYVTIGFGLRNVPDYLQVLKEMNRVVKPGGMVVCLETSQSEIPGYRQLFRFYFKYIMPIFGKIFAKSYKEYSWLQESANDFPGMKKLAAMFQQAGLEKVTYKAYSGGAAAMHMGFKKVR; this is translated from the coding sequence ATGGCTAAGACGAAAGAAGAGCACGTTCACGAAGTATTTGAAAGTATTTCGGATAACTACGACAAAATGAATGGCGTTATTAGTTTCCAGATGCATGTTGGCTGGCGTAATGATACGATGAAACACATGGCTGTAAAACCTGGATCAAAGGCACTGGATGTTTGTTGTGGGACAGCAGATTGGACAATTGCCTTGGCACATGCTGTTGGTGAAAATGGAGAAGTAAAGGGGCTTGATTTCAGTAAAAACATGCTGAAAGTTGGGGAGCAAAAGGTTAAGCCATATCCTCAAATCGAGCTTATACATGGGAATGCCATGGAACTGCCTTTTCCAGACAATACATTTGATTATGTGACGATTGGTTTTGGTCTTCGTAATGTTCCTGATTATTTACAGGTGCTCAAAGAAATGAATCGTGTTGTAAAACCAGGAGGAATGGTTGTTTGCTTAGAGACATCACAATCAGAAATTCCAGGCTATCGACAATTATTCCGTTTTTATTTTAAATATATAATGCCGATATTTGGTAAAATATTTGCGAAAAGCTATAAAGAATATTCTTGGCTACAGGAATCTGCAAATGATTTCCCAGGTATGAAAAAGTTAGCGGCAATGTTTCAACAGGCAGGTTTAGAAAAAGTAACGTACAAAGCATACAGTGGCGGTGCTGCGGCAATGCATATGGGCTTTAAAAAGGTACGTTAA